TCGACGACGGCCGCGTCACCGTTGGAGACGCGCGACACCGTCTGCGAGGAGACGCCCGCCCGCTGGGCGACGTCCGCCATGGAGACACGGCGCGGCCTGGCACGCGCCCCCCGCCGGCCTTCGTTCACGGCCGTCGGCCGGCCGGTCGCGTTCTGCTCGGTCACCCGATTCCCTCTCATTCGCTGTCAGTTCGTGCTTGACGCCCCCCAGCGGGAATGTCACCATCACCTTACCGATGATTGCGTAAACATTACGTATCGGTTAGCTATTCGTGCAGAGGCGCCTTTCGGCCTTCGGCCCCACCACCTCGCTCCCCGCCTCCGGACCGCTCGGTCACCGACGCTAGGACCCAACCCATGACGCTCCTGTCGACGTCAGCACAGGCGGCTCCTCCGCCCCGCCGACAAGCCCGTTTCCGCCTCCGCAAGGAGGCCTTGGTGGGCTGGGGCTTCGCCGGCCCGTTCGTGGCGGTCTTCGGCCTCGTGTTCCTGGCACCGATCGGTTACGCCCTGTACCTGAGCCTGTTCCAGGACCGGCTCATCGGCGGCACCTCCTTCGTCGGCCTCGACAACTACGGCGAGGCGCTCACCGATCCCCGCTTCTGGGACGGACTGGTCCGCGTCGGGCTCTTCCTGCTGGTCCAGGTCCCCGTCATGCTCGGGATCGCCCTTCTCGCCGCGCTCGCGATCGACAGCGGCCGTCTGTACGGCAAGACCTTCTTCCGGGTCACGATCTTCCTGCCCTACGCCGTGCCCGCCGTCGTCGCAGGTCTGATCTGGGGCTTCATGTACGGCACGCAGTTCGGCCTGGTCGGCAACATCAACGACGCGCTGGGCGTGTCGCTGCCCGACCCGCTCTCGCCGTCCCTGGTCCTGGCCTCCATCGGCAACATCGTGACCTGGGAGTTCGTCGGCTACAACATGCTGATCTTCTACTCCGCGCTCAAGGTCGTACCGCGCTCGCTCTACGAGGCGGCCGCCATCGACGGCGCCGGCGAGTGGCGGGTGGTGCGCTCGGTCAAGCTCCCGGCCATCCGCAGCGCGCTGGTCATCGCCACGATCTTCTCGATCATCGGCAGCTTCCAGCTCTTCAACGAGCCCAGCATCCTGCAGAAGCTCGCGCCGAACGCGATCACCAGCGACTTCACCCCCAACCTCTACACCTACTCGCTGTCCTTCTCGGGCCAGCAGCACAACTACGCGGCGACCGTGGCGATCGTGATGGGCGTCCTGACCGCGATCATCGCCTACGCGGTCCAGCTGCGCGGCATGCGGAAGGGCTGAGCCGATGACCACCTCCATGACCACCGCGTCCACCGAGCCCACCCCGTCCCCCACCGGGCCGCGGGCCGCCGGCACCACCACCCCGCCCCGCGCCCGGACCGCCGCACCGACGCGCCGCAAGCGGCGTCCGCACACTCCGCTCAACCCGCGCCCCAGCATCCCGCTGACACTCGTCACCGGCCTGGTCCTCCTCTACACCCTCCTGCCGCTGGCCTGGCTGCTGATCAACGCCACCAAGGACCAGAAGGGACTGCTCGACTCCTTCGGTCTGTGGTTCGCCGACGACACCCACTTCTGGGACAACATCTCCCGCACCCTCACCTACGACGACGGCGTCTTCGTCCGCTGGCTCCTCAACACCCTGCTGTACGTCGCCGCCGGCGCGGGCGGCGCCACGGTCCTCGCCGTCCTGGGCGGCTACGCCCTGGCCAAGTACGACTTCCCCGGCCGCAAGGCGGTCTTCGCGGTGGTCATCGGCGCCGTGGCCGTCCCCGGCACCGCCCTGGCCGTCCCCACCTTCCTGATGTTCAGCAACATGGGACTGACCAACACCCCCTGGGCCGTCATCATCCCCTCCCTGGTCTCCCCCTTCGGCCTCTACCTCATGTGGGTCTTCGCCGCCGAGGCCGTCCCCACCGAACTCCTGGAGGCCGCGCGCATCGACGGCTCCGGGGAGGTGCGCACCTTCTTCACCATCGCACTGCCGCTCCTGGTGCCGGGCACCGTCACCGTCCTGCTGTTCTCCATGGTCGCGACCTGGAACAACTACTTCCTGCCGCTGATCATGATCAAGGACCCCGACTGGTACCCGCTGACCCTCGGGCTCAACGCCTGGAACGCCCAGGCCCAGACCGCCGGCGGCGAGGCCGTCTTCGACCTCATCATCACCGGTTCCCTGCTCACGATCGTCCCGATCGTGGCCGTCTTCCTGCTGCTCCAGCGGTACTGGCAGTCCGGCCTGGCCGCCGGCAGCGTCAAGGAATGACCAAGCCTCCCCGATCCGCCCCCTCCCGGAAGTTTCCTCACACCCGCACCCTCGACCAGGAGCACCTCCCATGCGTACGCACACCACCCGCAGACTGCTCGGCGCACTCTCCGTCCTCGCCACCCTCACGCTGACCGCCACGGCCTGTGGCTCCGACGCCTCGGACACGGGGGCCGGCGACAGCGGTCCGAAGGACATCAACGCCGCGCTGGAGAAGGGCGGAAAGGTCACGGTGTGGGCCTGGGAGCCCACGCTGAAGAAGGCGGCGGAGGACTTCGAGAAGAAGTACCCCAAGGTCGACATCGAGCTGGTCAACGCGGGCACCGGCGACAAGCAGTACACCGCCCTGCAGAACGCCATAGCGGCCGGCTCCGGCGCCCCCGACGTGGCCCAGGTCGAGTACTACGCGCTCGGCCAGTTCACCATCGCCAAGTCCGTCGAGGACCTCTCCCCCTACGGCGCCCAGAGGTACGGCACGAGCTTCACCAGCGGCCCGTGGAACGCGGTCACCGAGGACAAGGCGATCTACGCGCTGCCCATGGACTCCGGCCCGATGGCGTTCTTCTACAACAAGAAGGTCTTCGACAAGCACCACATCAAGGTGCCGACCACCTGGGACGAGTACGTGGAGGCCGCCCGCACCCTGCACAAGGCCGACCCCAAGATCTTCATCACCAACGACACCGGCGACGCCGGCGCCACCACCAGCTTCATCTGGCAGGCCGGCGGGCGTCCTTACCAGACCGACGGCACGAACGTCACCATCAACTTCGGCGACGAGGGCACCCAGAAGTACGCCGCCACCTGGCAGAAGCTCCTCGACGAGAAGCTCGTCGCGCCCGTCAGCTCCTGGAGCGACGCCTGGTACAAGGGCCTGGCCGACGGCTCCATCGCCACCCTCTCCATCGGCGCCTGGATGCCCGCCAACCTCACCTCCGGTGTCGCCTCCGCCTCCGGCGACTGGCGGGTCGCCCCGCTCCCGCAGTGGACGAAGGGCGACAAGGTCAGCGCCGAGAACGGCGGCAGCTCCCTCGCCGTCCCGAAGGCCGCGAAGAACAAGGAACTCGCGTACGCCTTCACCGAGTTCGCCACCACCGGCGCCGGAGCCAGCGCCCGCGTCGCCCAGGGCTCGTTCCCCGCGACCCGCGCCGACCTGGAGTCCAAGGCGTTCCTCGACACCAAGTTCCCCTACTTCGGCGGTCAGCAGGCCAACCAGATCTTCGCCGAATCCGCCCGCAACGTCGGCGCCGACTGGTCCTACCTGCCCTTCCAGGTGTACGCGAACTCCATCTTCAACGACACCGTCGGCAAGGCCTACGTCTCCTCGACCAAGCTCACCGACGGCCTGAAGGCCTGGCAGGACGCCAGCGTCAAGTACGGCAAGGACCAGGGCTTCACCGTCAACAAGTGACCCGGGCGAGACGGGGGCGCAGCCGCATCGCGACTTCGCCCCCGTTCGCCTGTGGAAAGGGCTTGCCACGCCTCTCGTGTTTGCGTAAACATGGAGGCGTCCCGGCCCCGCACGACCCCTCACCTACAGGAGCACACAGCGCATGCCCGATCTCCAGACAGACAAGGCCGGATTCCTGCTCGACGGCCAGCCCTTCCGTTTCCTGTCCGGCGGGCTGCACTACTTCCGGGTCCACCCCGAGCAGTGGCAGGACCGGCTCCGCAAGGCCCGGCTCATGGGCCTCAACACCGTCGAGACCTACGTCCCCTGGAACCTGCACCAGCCGCGCCCCGACCGCTTCCTGATGGACGGCGGGCTCGACCTCCCCCGCTTCCTCGACCTCGCCGCCGCCGAGGGGCTGCACGTCCTGCTGCGGCCCGGCCCGTACATCTGCGCGGAGTGGGAGGGAGGTGGTCTGCCCTCGTGGCTGCTCACCGAGCCCGACATCCAGCTGCGCACCCGCGACCCCCGGTTCCTGGCGGCGGTGGACGACTTCTTCGACCGCCTGCTCACCCCGCTCCGGCCGTACCTCGCCTCACAGGGCGGTCCGATCCTGGCCGTGCAGGTGGAGAACGAGTACGGGGCCTACGGCGACGACACCGCCTATCTGGAGCACATCGCCGGCTCGCTGCGCGCCTGCGGGGTCGACGTTCCCCTCTTCACCTGCGACCAGCCGGTGGATCTGGAGCGGGGCGCTCTGCCCGGCGTCCTCGCCACCGCCAACTTCGGCAGCCGCTCGGCCGACCATCTGACCGCGCTGCGCGCGCAGCGCCCCGAGGGGCCGCTGATGACGACGGAGTTCTGGATCGGCTGGTTCGACCGCTGGGGCGCCCGCCATGTGGTCCGCGACGCCGAGGACGCCGCCCGCGAGCTCGACGAAGTCCTCGCCACCGGCGCCTCGGTCAACTTCTACATGTTCCACGGCGGTACGAACTTCGGTTTCACCAACGGCGCCAACGACAAGCACACCTACCGCCCCACCGTCACCTCGTACGACTACGACGCACCGCTCGACGAGGCCGGCGACCCGACGGAGAAGTACCACGCCTTCCGCGACATCATCGCCAAGTACGCGCCGGTGCCGAGCGACCCCGCCCCTGCCCCGGGGGCCAAACTGGCGGTCTCCGCGGTCGCGCTGACGGAGAGCGCCGGGCTGCTGCCGAGCGCGGCCGCGCTGGCACCGCGGATCGACTCCCGGCGTCCGCTGACCATGGAGGAGCTGGAGCAGGACTTCGGCTTCGTCCTCTACGAGACCACGCTGCCGCTGCGCGGCCCCGCTCTGCTGGAGATCGAACACGTCCGTGACCGTGCTCAGGTCTTCGTCGACGGCCAGCCGGTCGGCGTCCTGGAGCGGGAGAACCACGAGCACGCCCTCGCCTTCACGGTTCCCCGGGCCGGCGGGGTGCTCTCGATCCTGGTGGAGAACCAGGGCCGGGTGAACTACGGCCAGGGCATCCACGACCGCAAGGGCCTGCTCGGAAAGGTCCTCCTGGACGGCGCCGAGCCGACGGCCTGGACGAACCGGCCGCTCCCGCTCACCGCACTGGAGGACGTGCCCTTCACGACCACCACGACGACTCCCGTGGGCCCGGCCTTCCACCGGGGCACCTTCGAGGTCACCGAGGCGGCCGACACCTTCCTGCACCTCGACGGCTGGACCAAGGGGAACGCCTGGGTCAACGGCTTCCCGCTCGGCCGTTACTGGTCCCGCGGCCCTCAGAAGTCGCTGTACGTCCCGGCTCCGGTCCTGCGCGCCGGTACGAACGAGATCATCGTCCTGGAACTCCACGCGGGCCCCCGGGGCCGTACCGTCGACTTCCGCGACACCCCCGACCTCGGCCCCACCGAGGAGTAGGAACACCCGGCGACGGGCCGGGCTCGGGAGCGTCCCCCACGCATCCGAGCCCGGCCCGTCGCCCCGCGCTTTCGCGCCGCACCCGCGCCCCGGCTCCCCTCTCCTCTCCTCTCCTCTCCGCCCCGCCCCGCCCTCCCACCCCGGGAGGGCTTTTGTCGTCTCCGCGACTTCGTGCGGACAGGTACGCCGGGCCCGGCGGGCCGTGAAGGCCGTGCCGGCCGGACGGCGTCGTTCCCATGTCCCGCGGCAGCGTCGTCCGGCGGGAAGCAGGCCTGGGCGGCGTGGACGGCAGGCGCCGCCGGTGCCCCGGCGCGGTCGGCCGGAGGGCGGCACCCCGGGGCCGTGCAGTCCACCACGCGGGGCCGGGAGGCGCCGCGAAGACCCCACCGTCCGCCGACCGGGTCGCCGGTACGCCGAGAGGCCCGCTCCCCTCGGGGGGCGGGCCTCGTCCGTGTGTCCGGTCAGTGCGGAAGTCCGACCGCGCGTTCACCGTTGCGGCGCTGCTGGATCACGACGGCGGCCACGAGCAGGGCGCCCTGGGCGACGTTCTGCCAGAAGGTGTTGATGCCCTGGACCGTGAGGCCGTTCTCCAGAGCGCCCAGCAGGGCGACGGCGAGGAGCGTGCCGCCGACGCCTCCCTTGCCGCCCTTGAGGGCGCAGCCGCCGAGGGCGGCGGCGGTGATGGCCTTGAGTTCAAGACCCTCACTGCCGGAGACGGGCTGGCCGGAGCCGGTACGGGCGGTGAGCAGGATGCCGGCGACGGCGGCGACGACGCCGATGAGGGCGTAGACGGCGACGAGGTACTTGTTGATGTTGATGCCGGCGAGGCGGGCGGCGGTGTCGTTGCCGCCGATCGCGTAGAGGTTGCGGCCGATGTCCGTGTACTTGAGCATCACGTGCACGGCGATCGCGACGACGATGAGGATCCAGATCATCACCGGCAGGCCGGCGATCTTTCCGCGGCCGAGGAACACGAAGACCGGGTCGTTGAGGACGTATCCCTGCGCGCGGCCGTCGGAGACCAGCTGGGCGACGCCCTTGTACGCGGCGAGCCCGGCGAGGGTGGCGATGGTCGGGTTGACCCGTCCGTAGACGATCGCCACACCGTTCACGATGCCGACGAGCACGCCGACGACGAGTGCGGCACCCATGCCGAGGAAGGGGTTGGAGCCGGCCGAGGTGAAGGCCATCGCGCTGACCACGGAGGCCAGGCCCGCCTGCGAGCCGACCGAGATGTCGAGGCCGCCGCAGATGATGACGACGGTCTGGACGATGGCGAGGAGGCCGGTGATCGTCACGGCTTCGCCGACGACCTGGATGTTGGACCAGCTCAGGTAGTTCTCGTTGAGGGCGCCGAACAGCCCGAGGACCACGACGAGCGCACCGATGAGGCTGAGGTTCTGCCCGCCGAGGGCGGCCAGCGGCGATCGCTTGCGGGCCGTTGCCGGTGCCTTCTCGGACTCGGCCGGGGAGGTGGTCGCGGTGGTCATCGGGGGCCTCCAGGGGCGGAGTCGGTACGGGGCCGGGGAACGGCCGGGGTGGGAGCGGCGTCCGGGGAAGCGAGGTCGTCGGCCATGGCGAGGTTGAGGATGGACTCCTCGGTCGCCTCGGCCCGGCCGAGTTCGCCGGTGATGCGGCCGTTCTGCATCACCACGACGCGGTCGGCGAGTCCGAGCACCTCGGGGAGTTCGGAGGAGATCACGAGCAGGGCGACGCCGTCCCGTGCCAGGTCGGCGATGATCCGGTAGATCTCCGCCTTGGCACCGATGTCGATGCCGCGGGTGGGCTCGTCGAGGATCAGGACCTTCGGCCGTCGCAGCAGCCACCGGGCGAGGACGACCTTCTGCTGGTTGCCTCCGGACAGCTTGCGCACCTCGTGCTCGATGGACGGGGTGCGCACCCTGAGCCGGTCGGAGAACTCCTGGGCGACGGCCTTCTCCTGGCCGCTGCGGACGAAACGCATCCGGCGCAGCCGGTCCAGGCTGACCAGGGAGGTGTTGTCACGGATGGACCGCTGCAGGAAGAGGGCCTGGGCCTTGCGCTCCTCCGGGGCCAGGCCGATGCCTGCCCGGATGGCGTCCTTGGGGCTGCGCAGCCGCAGGGGCCGGCCGTGCAGGGTGATCCGTCCGGAGCGCAGGGGGCGGTCGCCGGCGAGCGCGAGGCCCAGTTCCGAACGCCCGGCGCCCATGAGTCCGGCGAGGGCGACGACCTCTCCGGCCCTGATCCGGAGGCTGATGTCGGTGACGTCGTCGGTGGTGACGCCGTCCAGTTCCAGGACGACTTCGTCCCGGGCGACGTCCTGGCGTACGAACAGCGAGGAGAGGTCGCGGCCGACCATCATCCGTACGACTTCGCTCTCGGTGGTGTGCGCGGCGTCGAGGACGCCGGCGGAGGCGCCGTCGCGGAGTACCGCGATCCGGTCCGCGAGGCGGAAGATCTCCTTCATGCGGTGGGAGACGTAGATGATCGCGATGCCCTGGGCGCGCAGCCGGTCGATCAGGGCGAACAGGGCCTCGGCTTCGTTCTCCGCGAGCGAGGAGGTCGGCTCGTCGAAGGCGATGACCTTGGCCTCGCCGGTGAGGGCGCGCAGGATCTCCACCAACTGGCGCTGGGCCGGGGTCAGTTCGGAACCGAGTTGATCGGGGTCGATGACCTTCTCGAAGCCGAGCCGTGCCAGGTCGGCGGTGATCCTGTGGCGCAGTTCGGCGCGGTCGAGGCGCCGGCCGGCCTTGCGGGGCAGGGATCCGGCGTAGACGTTCTCCGCCACGGAGACGTGCGGGATGATCTCCGGCTCCTGCGGGATGATGCGGATCCCGGCCTTGCGCGCGTCCTGCGGCGAGCCGAACGAGACCGGTGCGCCGTCGAGGAGGATGCGGCCTTCGGTGGGCTGGTGGTCGCCGGTGAGGATCTTCAGCAGCGTGGACTTGCCCGCACCGTTCTCGCCCATGAGGGCGGTGACCTGCCCCGGGAGGAAGGTCAGGGTGACGCCGCCCAGGGCCTGGACGGCGCCGAAGCGCTTGGTGATGTTCTCGACGGCGACACCGGCGCCTGGGGCCGCCGGCGTGGGGGGTCGGGTGCCTGGTGTGGTCATGCTGGCCTCACGGGCTGGAGGGACGGGGAGGGAGCGCCGGGTGCTGGGGGCCGGTGCGGCGAGCGGGCGTGCCGTCGCACCGGCGCTGGGGCTGTCCGGAAGGTAGCGCCGTCTGCCCGGAGGGCAGGGGCCTCGGCTCAGCCGCAGGTGACTCCGGCGGACTTCCAAGTGGAGGCGTCGACCATCGTGGTCGGGGCGAAGGCTTCCTTGGGGAAGGCCTTGCCGTTCTTGAGCTTGTCGTACATCGTCTGCACGGCCAGGGCGCCGACGTCCTTGCCGTTGATGAACAGCGCGGCCTTCATGCCGGAAGGCTTGCCGGAGCTCCAGTTCTTGCAGGCCAGGTAGGCCCCGAGGCCCACGCCGATGACGTCGTCGGCCTTGAAGCCGGCGTTCTCCAGTGCGGTGACCCCGCCCTGGACGTTCTCGTCGTTGCAGCCCCAGACCACCCAGTGCTTGACGCTCGGGTTCGCGGTGATCGTGGCCGCGATCTTGTCCTGGGCGCCGGTGGGGCTGTTGTCCGTGGGGACGTCGATGTTCTGCACCGTGGCGCCGGAGCCGGCGGCGAAGGCCTCCTTGGACGCCTTGACGCGGTCGGTGCAGACGGTCACGTCCTGCTTCCAGGCGGAGATGGTGCGGGTCTCCGCGGGGTTCCAGCCGGCCTTCTTGAACTCCGCGGCGGCGCGCTTGCCGACCTCACCGCCCATCTGGGCACCGCTGAAGCCGATCCGGGGCACCAGGGCGTCGGCGGCGCAGGAGGACGGGTCCGGTCCGGTCGTACAGATCTGGTCGTCGGAGGTGAGCAGGGCGACCTTGGCGTCCTTGGCGATCTGGGCGACCTGGGGCCCGACGGCGGGGTCGGGGACGACGACGATCAGGCCGTTGCTCTTCTGCGAGATCGCCGACTGGGCCTCGCTGACGGTCTTGTTGGCGTCGGTGCCGAGGTTGACGACCTTCAGGTCGATGCCGAGCTCGTCCGCCTTGGCCTTGGCGCCGGCCGCCTCACCGACGAAGTACTCCTGGTCGCCCTGCTTCTGGAGGTAGGTCAGGCTTATCTTGCCGTCGACCTTGGCGACGTCCGCGCCCCCCGAGCCGACGGCCTGCTGGCCGCTGGAGCAGGAGGTCAGTGCGAGGACGGAGGCCAGGCCCAGTACGGCTGCTGCCATCGGCCGGCGGTGGTGCTCAGTGAACATGTCATTCCCCTTGCTCGGACGGGCCGCGCACGGCCGACCGGTGAGGTGCAGAAACAGATGGGCTCGCGGAGGGTCGCGGGAGGGAGGGGGGAACGAAGGGTTCCGGTCCCGTCCGACGACGGTGCGAGAGGGGCGACCAGGCACTTCTGTGGGGTGTCGAAGTCACCACAATCAGTCGTCAATCAGCTCGACGCCCCACAGAAAATCGCTGTTTCGATCAAAAGTCAACAGTGCATCCGTGGGGTTTCGGATCCATGCGCCGCCGTTACCGGGACTCAACCTGGAGGGCTGACATGGCAATCGCTTACTGCGCGGACGATCGGCTCAGCCGTCCATCAGGATGTTGAATTTTGTTGGACTGACGAAAGGCGCTGGCACTCAGGTACATGGCTACCTCTGAGGTGCAGAGGGGCTGGGGACGGTCGGTGTGCCGGCGCTCGCTCGGCGACCACGACCACATGAGGCGGTCCTCGGAAGTGACGGAGGACGATCACCTCGCGGTGTTTGCGCAAAAAGTACCTTGCCCCCGCCGAGCCCGACAGTCCCGAATGCATCACGTCACACAGCCGGGATGGCCGCCCCACCGCAGCACCGGCAGGTCCGCGTCTCGAAGATCTTGAGGGGGACTATTTACAGGGGTTAGCCGAATGGTTACGTTAACACCGAGCAAGGAGACTTCATATGCGCCACCTGAGGGCCCGTCCCTGCAGCCCGGATCCCGGCAGGCTCTGCGAGGGCCCCCTATGGGATCCCGCCGTGCAGGAGCTGCTGTGGGTCGACATCACCGCCGGCCTCGTCCACCGGGGCAGCCTGGTTCCGTTCGCCGACGGCAGCGGTCTGCCCGACTTACTGCCCCGCGTCACGCTCGCCCCCGGCGGCCCGGTCGGCGCCGTCCTGCCGAGCCGCAGCGGCGCGCTGATCGCCACGGTGTCCACGTCCGTCGTGAGGATCGACGACAGCGGCCGGTGCGAGGAGTTCGCCTCCCTGCCCCTCTTCCCTGACGGCGTGCGGCGACGGTTCCACGGCGCCGCGTGTGACCCGCACGGACGTCTCCTCGCGGCCGCCATGCCGTCCGACACGACCGAGGGAGCCGGCTCGCTGTACCAACTCGGCCCGGACGGCCTGCGGGTGCTGCTCGACTCCGTGACCCTTTCCCACGGTCTCGGCTGGAGCCCCGACGGCTCCCTGATGTACTACGCCGACGGCGCGACCGGCCGAGTCGACGTGTTCGACTACGACGTCGCGACCGGAACTCCCGGCGGCCGACGGCCGTTCGCCTCGATCGACGGCGGTGCGCCGGACGGTCTGACCGTCGACCGGGACGGCAGTGTCTGGGTCGCGGTCCGGGGTGCGGGGCAGGTTCGCGCCTTCGCACCCGACGGCACCTGTCACACCGTCGTGCACGTCGGCACCTCGCACGTGTCCGGTGTCGTCTTCGCCGGCCCCGCCCTCGACACCCTCGTGATCACGACGGCGACCGAAGGACTGACCCGGCAGCAGCTGGACGAAGAGCGCCACGCCGGACGGCTGTTCGTCTGCCGTCCGGGCACCGCCGGGCTTCCGGCCGTGCCGTTCGACGATCTCGTCCCCCAGGAGACGGCATGACCGCCCTCTCGGCCGCACGCGCCGCCGCGCCCGTGGTGGCGAGGCGCTGATTCGGCCGCTCCGCGGGACTCCCCTAGGCCACTAAGACGAGCCACGGTGTGGCGACACCGAAACGTCCCCGCACGAACGCCTGGAAGTGGTGCACATGGCCGCCGCAACAACCGCTCCCACACCCCCCGGTTCCCTCAAGCGCATCGTCGCCGCGAGTCTCATCGGCACGACCATCGAGTGATACGACAACTCATCGGGCCAGAGCTACGACCTGCGCTTTCTCCCCCATGGCCCCCCTGAAGTCAGCACCGAACCAGCACGGGAAAGTCTCGTGCTAGTGCCGCATCAGGCAACGTTCGCCTCGCTGGTGGAGCACGGAGGAGTAAATCGGTGGGGTGATACAGGGGAATCTGCCACGATCGCCAGATGGGTGCATTGGATGCAGTGGCAGGCAGGGTTGCCGGCGGGGCCACCGTGGCGTTCCGGCCCAGCGGCTCCTCGATGGTCCCGCTGATACGCAGTCGGCAGCAGGTGGTCGTTGCTCCGGTCGACCCGTCGAAGTTGGAGGTCGGGGACATCGTCCTCGCCCGTGTCGCCGGGACGGTGTACTTGCACTTGGTGTCGTCCGTGGACCCCGCCAGGAAGCGGGTGCAGATCAGTAACAACCGTGGCCTCGTCAACGGCTGGACCAGCCACGATCGTGTCTTTGGTATCTGTGTGGCAGTCGGCGGCGTCGCCAGGTCAAAGGTCGCGGGCAAGACGCTCGCGACCGACTCCAACGGCTCCTCCTGAACCTGACGCTCCAGCGGCATCGGGCCGCCAAGCTATGCGGGTGGCAGAACGAGTGCGCGTTCGCGAGATCGATGACGACGAGGGCCGGCGGTTACTGCGGATAGTCCGCAGAGGCACGGGCTCGGTGGTGACC
This is a stretch of genomic DNA from Streptomyces sp. R44. It encodes these proteins:
- a CDS encoding carbohydrate ABC transporter permease encodes the protein MTLLSTSAQAAPPPRRQARFRLRKEALVGWGFAGPFVAVFGLVFLAPIGYALYLSLFQDRLIGGTSFVGLDNYGEALTDPRFWDGLVRVGLFLLVQVPVMLGIALLAALAIDSGRLYGKTFFRVTIFLPYAVPAVVAGLIWGFMYGTQFGLVGNINDALGVSLPDPLSPSLVLASIGNIVTWEFVGYNMLIFYSALKVVPRSLYEAAAIDGAGEWRVVRSVKLPAIRSALVIATIFSIIGSFQLFNEPSILQKLAPNAITSDFTPNLYTYSLSFSGQQHNYAATVAIVMGVLTAIIAYAVQLRGMRKG
- a CDS encoding carbohydrate ABC transporter permease yields the protein MTTSMTTASTEPTPSPTGPRAAGTTTPPRARTAAPTRRKRRPHTPLNPRPSIPLTLVTGLVLLYTLLPLAWLLINATKDQKGLLDSFGLWFADDTHFWDNISRTLTYDDGVFVRWLLNTLLYVAAGAGGATVLAVLGGYALAKYDFPGRKAVFAVVIGAVAVPGTALAVPTFLMFSNMGLTNTPWAVIIPSLVSPFGLYLMWVFAAEAVPTELLEAARIDGSGEVRTFFTIALPLLVPGTVTVLLFSMVATWNNYFLPLIMIKDPDWYPLTLGLNAWNAQAQTAGGEAVFDLIITGSLLTIVPIVAVFLLLQRYWQSGLAAGSVKE
- a CDS encoding sugar ABC transporter substrate-binding protein, whose protein sequence is MRTHTTRRLLGALSVLATLTLTATACGSDASDTGAGDSGPKDINAALEKGGKVTVWAWEPTLKKAAEDFEKKYPKVDIELVNAGTGDKQYTALQNAIAAGSGAPDVAQVEYYALGQFTIAKSVEDLSPYGAQRYGTSFTSGPWNAVTEDKAIYALPMDSGPMAFFYNKKVFDKHHIKVPTTWDEYVEAARTLHKADPKIFITNDTGDAGATTSFIWQAGGRPYQTDGTNVTINFGDEGTQKYAATWQKLLDEKLVAPVSSWSDAWYKGLADGSIATLSIGAWMPANLTSGVASASGDWRVAPLPQWTKGDKVSAENGGSSLAVPKAAKNKELAYAFTEFATTGAGASARVAQGSFPATRADLESKAFLDTKFPYFGGQQANQIFAESARNVGADWSYLPFQVYANSIFNDTVGKAYVSSTKLTDGLKAWQDASVKYGKDQGFTVNK
- a CDS encoding beta-galactosidase family protein, producing MPDLQTDKAGFLLDGQPFRFLSGGLHYFRVHPEQWQDRLRKARLMGLNTVETYVPWNLHQPRPDRFLMDGGLDLPRFLDLAAAEGLHVLLRPGPYICAEWEGGGLPSWLLTEPDIQLRTRDPRFLAAVDDFFDRLLTPLRPYLASQGGPILAVQVENEYGAYGDDTAYLEHIAGSLRACGVDVPLFTCDQPVDLERGALPGVLATANFGSRSADHLTALRAQRPEGPLMTTEFWIGWFDRWGARHVVRDAEDAARELDEVLATGASVNFYMFHGGTNFGFTNGANDKHTYRPTVTSYDYDAPLDEAGDPTEKYHAFRDIIAKYAPVPSDPAPAPGAKLAVSAVALTESAGLLPSAAALAPRIDSRRPLTMEELEQDFGFVLYETTLPLRGPALLEIEHVRDRAQVFVDGQPVGVLERENHEHALAFTVPRAGGVLSILVENQGRVNYGQGIHDRKGLLGKVLLDGAEPTAWTNRPLPLTALEDVPFTTTTTTPVGPAFHRGTFEVTEAADTFLHLDGWTKGNAWVNGFPLGRYWSRGPQKSLYVPAPVLRAGTNEIIVLELHAGPRGRTVDFRDTPDLGPTEE
- a CDS encoding ABC transporter permease, with product MTTATTSPAESEKAPATARKRSPLAALGGQNLSLIGALVVVLGLFGALNENYLSWSNIQVVGEAVTITGLLAIVQTVVIICGGLDISVGSQAGLASVVSAMAFTSAGSNPFLGMGAALVVGVLVGIVNGVAIVYGRVNPTIATLAGLAAYKGVAQLVSDGRAQGYVLNDPVFVFLGRGKIAGLPVMIWILIVVAIAVHVMLKYTDIGRNLYAIGGNDTAARLAGININKYLVAVYALIGVVAAVAGILLTARTGSGQPVSGSEGLELKAITAAALGGCALKGGKGGVGGTLLAVALLGALENGLTVQGINTFWQNVAQGALLVAAVVIQQRRNGERAVGLPH
- a CDS encoding sugar ABC transporter ATP-binding protein, encoding MTTPGTRPPTPAAPGAGVAVENITKRFGAVQALGGVTLTFLPGQVTALMGENGAGKSTLLKILTGDHQPTEGRILLDGAPVSFGSPQDARKAGIRIIPQEPEIIPHVSVAENVYAGSLPRKAGRRLDRAELRHRITADLARLGFEKVIDPDQLGSELTPAQRQLVEILRALTGEAKVIAFDEPTSSLAENEAEALFALIDRLRAQGIAIIYVSHRMKEIFRLADRIAVLRDGASAGVLDAAHTTESEVVRMMVGRDLSSLFVRQDVARDEVVLELDGVTTDDVTDISLRIRAGEVVALAGLMGAGRSELGLALAGDRPLRSGRITLHGRPLRLRSPKDAIRAGIGLAPEERKAQALFLQRSIRDNTSLVSLDRLRRMRFVRSGQEKAVAQEFSDRLRVRTPSIEHEVRKLSGGNQQKVVLARWLLRRPKVLILDEPTRGIDIGAKAEIYRIIADLARDGVALLVISSELPEVLGLADRVVVMQNGRITGELGRAEATEESILNLAMADDLASPDAAPTPAVPRPRTDSAPGGPR
- a CDS encoding substrate-binding domain-containing protein — encoded protein: MFTEHHRRPMAAAVLGLASVLALTSCSSGQQAVGSGGADVAKVDGKISLTYLQKQGDQEYFVGEAAGAKAKADELGIDLKVVNLGTDANKTVSEAQSAISQKSNGLIVVVPDPAVGPQVAQIAKDAKVALLTSDDQICTTGPDPSSCAADALVPRIGFSGAQMGGEVGKRAAAEFKKAGWNPAETRTISAWKQDVTVCTDRVKASKEAFAAGSGATVQNIDVPTDNSPTGAQDKIAATITANPSVKHWVVWGCNDENVQGGVTALENAGFKADDVIGVGLGAYLACKNWSSGKPSGMKAALFINGKDVGALAVQTMYDKLKNGKAFPKEAFAPTTMVDASTWKSAGVTCG